From one Oncorhynchus keta strain PuntledgeMale-10-30-2019 chromosome 30, Oket_V2, whole genome shotgun sequence genomic stretch:
- the LOC127913709 gene encoding sperm acrosomal protein FSA-ACR.1-like yields MEQPSGQGQLREHPSGQGQLREQPSGQGQLREQPSGQGQLREQPSGQGQLREHPSGQGKLREQPSGQGQLREHPSGQGKLREQPSGQGQLREQPRGQEKLREQPSGQGHLREQSSGQGKLREQPSGQGQLREHPSGQGKLREQPSGQGKLREQPSGQGKLREQPSGQGQLREHPSGQGQLSEHPSGQGKLREHPSGQGKLREQPSGQGKLREQPSGQGKLREHPSGQGQLREQPSG; encoded by the coding sequence ATGGAACAGCCTAGTGGACAGGGGCAGCTAAGGGAACATCCTAGTGGACAGGGGCAGCTAAGGGAACAGCCTAGTGGACAGGGGCAGCTAAGGGAACAGCCTAGTGGACAGGGGCAGCTAAGGGAACAGCCTAGTGGACAGGGGCAGCTAAGGGAACATCCTAGTGGACAGGGGAAGCTAAGGGAACAGCCTAGTGGACAGGGGCAGCTAAGGGAACATCCTAGTGGACAGGGGAAGCTAAGGGAACAGCCTAGTGGACAGGGGCAGTTAAGGGAACAGCCTCGTGGACAGGAGAAGCTAAGGGAACAGCCTAGTGGACAGGGGCATCTAAGGGAACAGTCTAGTGGACAGGGGAAGCTAAGGGAACAGCCTAGTGGACAGGGGCAGCTAAGGGAACATCCTAGTGGACAGGGGAAGCTAAGGGAACAGCCTAGTGGACAGGGGAAGCTACGGGAACAGCCTAGTGGACAGGGGAAACTAAGGGAACAGCCTAGTGGACAGGGGCAGCTAAGGGAACATCCTAGCGGACAGGGGCAGTTAAGCGAACATCCTAGTGGACAGGGGAAGCTAAGGGAACATCCTAGTGGACAGGGGAAGCTAAGGGAACAGCCTAGCGGACAGGGTAAGCTAAGGGAACAGCCTAGTGGACAGGGGAAGCTAAGGGAACATCCTAGTGGACAGGGGCAGCTAAGGGAACAGCCTAGTGGATAG